The genomic stretch GCCCGACTGCCAAGCCAATGACCAAAGCGGCCAATACCAGGACAGCAACCGGCATGGCGGGTGCAGCCCAACCAAACAGGACCAATGACACGGTTTGCTGGTTCTCCAGCACGAAGAACAGCACCACAGCCGCCAATAGCAGCACGAAGACCGCCGCCAGGGCGCGCTTGAAGTTACGCATCAGATTGCTCCTTTGGAAATCAGGTGTGGGCCTCTTCATGCTCGTCTTCATTGACCCGGTCGCGCAACTCTTTGCCGGGTTTGAAATGCGGCACGAACTTGCCTTCGAGGCTGACCGACTGGCCGGTCTTGGGATTACGGCCTACGCGTGGGGCGCGATAGTGCAGCGAGAAGCTGCCAAAACCGCGGATCTCGATGCGATCGCCGGTAGCCAGGCATTGTGACATCTGCTCAAGCATGGTCTTGATGGCCAGCTCCACGTCCTTGGACGAGAGCAGCCCCTGATGGGTGACAATACGTTCGATCAGCTCCGACTTCGTCATATTTTTCCCTTCGTTATCAAGCAGCTAGATCATTGCTTAACCAGTTTGTAGCACGCCGGGAAGGATTTGAACAGGGTGGATCTTGACTTAATAAAAAAATTCAAGATTGAAGTAATTCAAGAATGGTCTACCGCTTAGACAGGCCAACGCTGCCTGATTCGCGGGTGAACCCGCTCCTACAATGGGGGGTGCCAGCCTGAAGTTAGCGTGGTCCGGCGCCATCGGCGCAGGCGCGGGTTTACCCGCGAACACCGGCGATGCCGGTGCCATCCACCGTGGCGCCTGATTCGCAGGTGAACCCGCTCCTACAATGGGGGGGGTGTCAGCCTGAAGTTAGCGTGGTCCGGCGCCATCGGCGCAGGCGCGGGTTTAC from Pseudomonas putida encodes the following:
- the ihfB gene encoding integration host factor subunit beta translates to MTKSELIERIVTHQGLLSSKDVELAIKTMLEQMSQCLATGDRIEIRGFGSFSLHYRAPRVGRNPKTGQSVSLEGKFVPHFKPGKELRDRVNEDEHEEAHT
- a CDS encoding DUF1049 domain-containing protein, producing MRNFKRALAAVFVLLLAAVVLFFVLENQQTVSLVLFGWAAPAMPVAVLVLAALVIGLAVGPLLGAYGVQRSKRKIRASAREAALSGN